TATATTAAACCATAAATCATTTTCTTCTAATTTCCATTCTTTACTTTTGATTGGTTGCAAAGTAGTAAATGTCTTTCCGTCAAACTTGTTGATACCATCAAAAGTTGAAATAAATATATTCCCAAATTTGTCTTCTTGAATTTGTCTTATAGTGTCGTTGGCAAGTCCATCTTTTGTTGTGAAATTGACTATCGTTTTTCCGTCATAACGATACACACCTTCGCCATTACTACTAAACCAATAGTTGTTTTTTGTGTCTTGAAAAATATACCATAAATGTTTGCTAAGTTTATTTACAGATTTTCCAATAGTCTTTTGTCCGTTACACGAAGTGAATAATGTAAGTAATGTTAAAAATAAAATTAAGTTCTTCTTCATTGTCTGATTATTCAATGTTTACGGTGTCTCGGTAGAGTTGCCACCAACGTTAAGTATATGTGGAGTGCGACCGTTTGGGGAGCATTATCGCATATACATTGTTGTGCTCTCGTTATTTTTCTTAAAACTTTATCATTAGTTGCTTAAAGTAAGAATATGCCTTTCAATTTGGGCTAGAAGGGAATTGACATCTTTGTGGACCGTTTTATATTGCTTCAGCATAAAGTTTCGGATAAAGAGATTCATCTTAAGGGTTTCCTGAAATTTCCGATTATCCATCAATGCCTCATGACTTACTGGCTCAAGAGAAACCCAAAATTGCTCTATGTTGATCAAGTCAAGGAACTGTGGATAAAAGGTATTCCATTGATGACCATCGTCCACTCCTTTTGTCACATTTTCCAGGTAGCTATACTTGACTGTATACAGGTTAGAGATTGAATTTCTGAGTGAATCGTTAGAAACTAGATCCATTCCTACAGATTTAAGATTCTCCCAGGCCGCAGTGTTGTTACTTAATTGAAAATTGCCAATAATGTTTCCGTAGTATGGCTTTAAGGAATCATGCATCGGCACCCTCTCTTGCAATGCTTTCAAGATGATCTCGTTGGCTTGTATTCGCTTAGCACTCCCTTTGATGTTAAAATCGAGATCTTTAATGTCTATTTGAAGATTCTGACGCATTTCAGTGAGCAGGGTAAGCTCCTTCTGACGTTGGTTTTTACTGTCGTTGGCGTTATTGATGGAAAGTGCAATCAAAATTCCAATAACTATTAGTACAATTTCGCCAAACGCATATATTAGATATTTGTTGAACTTGCTTTCAGATAGCAATTTTTGTTTAATTTTATTAAAGAATTTTATCATTGGTTAGCTGTTAGTTATAATGGAGCACAACGTTTTGCAGCTACCCGAAGGGCGGGACTTTTACCACAAAACTTGATTTGAAAAACTAATGTTTGATTAACCACAAAACTGTCTTTGGAACACGAAACCCCGCCTATTGGAAATGTGCTGTTAGCAGCAGGTATTTTATTCATACCAGAGGGTATTTTGTTCTATACACAATTTTTGTCTTTGAAATTTTGTCATAAATACTACTTTCTCCTTTACTAATTAATATGGTAACAAAATATCCAAGTACAAATACTTGAGGGAGAATTAAAATAACCCAAGTCCAAAGTGGAGTTTCAATTCCATTTGAAGTATAATATATTGTCCAATGAATTCCTGTGTGAGCAAGTTCCCAAGGAAGGAATTTCAGAATATTTCTTAGCAAGATATTCTTGGCTGATTTATTTTGGTCTGTCAGTACGATTAACTTTTGTAGTTTTTTACCAACTGTCCCTCTCCAGCTACTTTTTTCTGTTAAATACGAATATGTAACTACTGGGAATGTTAGTGTCAAAAAACCAATCAACTGTCCAATAATTGGATTATTACCAGGTTTCCATACGAAAATAGAGAAAAATAAATTTGCAACTAAGAAAAGTAATGTCGCATATCCGGCTATAATTCCATAGTCTATAATACATGCTAAAATTCTATGTTTGAGAGTTTTTGTCATATAATTGCTGCTAACGTTCTGCCGCTAAAAGCTGGCAGGGGAATCAAAAGTAGTTAGTTTGGATTAAGAACCAAAAGATGAAGAAAGAAAAGACGATTGAAAAGCTACTCAGACCTGCTTGCTTTTAGCGGCTGTTATGCACAGTGCCTTACACATTGAGATGTCTTTTTTGAGATTTATTTTCTCCGCTTCATGATAAAAATTACACCAGAGGTTCCTCCAGATCCAGTTCCTTGAAAGCTACTGCCTTCTTCTAAAGTAAGTGTCTCCACTAATTCATATTCATTTTCAACCATGTAGTTTAAAATGGCCGCATACGACTTTCTATTAGTTAACACATCTGAATATTCTTCCCTTAATTTTATTTGTTCGGGAGAGTCGCCAAGGTCAACAATTATTTTGAGTTTTTTGGAAAACAACTTACCAGAAACAGAGATATAGGCATATGAAAATGCCTGACCTTTCTCTTTATCCGTCTGATTAACTTGCGAGAAGGCTGTAAAACTAATTGCGGTGATTAACGCAAGTAATAGAAATTTTTTCATGTCAAATATCATTTTTGGTTGTCTTTCTAGGCATTGTGCATAACGGTTTGGGGCTTTGCGCAGTGGGGGATTTTGGAAAA
This region of Candidatus Vicinibacter affinis genomic DNA includes:
- a CDS encoding RDD family protein produces the protein MTKTLKHRILACIIDYGIIAGYATLLFLVANLFFSIFVWKPGNNPIIGQLIGFLTLTFPVVTYSYLTEKSSWRGTVGKKLQKLIVLTDQNKSAKNILLRNILKFLPWELAHTGIHWTIYYTSNGIETPLWTWVILILPQVFVLGYFVTILISKGESSIYDKISKTKIVYRTKYPLV